One Paenarthrobacter aurescens TC1 DNA window includes the following coding sequences:
- a CDS encoding putative transcriptional regulator, DeoR family (identified by match to protein family HMM PF00455; match to protein family HMM PF08220), which translates to MFAEERQQLISALVAERGRVSVTDLADRFSITTETIRRDLAALEGSGNLRRVHGGAVPSDRFSTREESILERAVQRQVEKLRIAHAALALIPQLTAGSILLDAGSTTETLADLLAQQTPSRNGNDELVVITHAIPIAGKLSSTQGIALQILGGRVRGLTQAAVGQSTVEAAHKLRPDIAFVGANGIHATFGLSTPDPEEAAVKAAFVTSARRVVALADSSKLDAETLVQFATLKDVDTLITDIEPSAELAAALADAGVDLVIA; encoded by the coding sequence GTGTTCGCCGAAGAACGCCAGCAACTGATCTCCGCACTCGTCGCAGAGCGCGGACGGGTGAGCGTCACTGACCTCGCCGACCGTTTCAGCATCACCACTGAGACCATTCGCCGCGACCTCGCAGCCCTTGAGGGCTCCGGGAACCTGAGGCGCGTCCACGGCGGCGCCGTCCCCTCGGATCGCTTCAGCACACGCGAAGAGAGCATCCTTGAGCGCGCCGTCCAACGCCAAGTTGAAAAACTCCGCATCGCTCATGCAGCCCTCGCCCTGATCCCCCAGCTCACCGCAGGCAGCATCCTGCTGGACGCGGGCTCCACCACGGAAACCCTCGCGGACCTGTTGGCCCAACAGACACCATCGCGTAACGGAAACGATGAGCTCGTGGTCATCACCCACGCCATTCCCATCGCCGGCAAGCTCTCCTCCACTCAAGGCATAGCACTCCAGATCCTCGGAGGCCGCGTCCGCGGACTGACGCAGGCCGCCGTCGGGCAGTCCACAGTGGAAGCGGCCCACAAACTTCGCCCGGACATCGCCTTCGTCGGCGCCAACGGCATCCATGCAACGTTCGGGCTCAGCACACCCGATCCCGAGGAAGCCGCAGTCAAGGCCGCGTTCGTCACGTCAGCCCGCCGCGTGGTGGCCCTTGCCGATTCTTCCAAGCTGGACGCCGAAACACTGGTCCAGTTCGCCACCCTGAAGGATGTTGACACCTTGATTACAGACATCGAACCCTCTGCGGAGCTCGCAGCAGCCCTGGCCGACGCCGGCGTGGATTTGGTGATCGCATGA
- a CDS encoding glyoxalase family protein (identified by match to protein family HMM PF00903) produces MNISLKYAHVTVNDVDESLAFYRDALGFDVRNDVGSDGQRWVTIGSDAQPDLELVLSPPHAGRSQADGDAIQELLTKGVMPMLVFTTDDLDATFEKLRASGAEVLQEPIDQPWGPRDCAFRDPSGNMIRINQG; encoded by the coding sequence ATGAACATTTCACTGAAATATGCACACGTCACTGTCAACGATGTTGATGAGTCGCTCGCCTTCTACCGGGACGCCTTGGGTTTTGACGTCCGGAACGACGTCGGCTCAGATGGCCAGCGCTGGGTCACTATCGGCAGCGATGCCCAGCCTGATCTTGAGCTGGTCCTTTCCCCGCCGCACGCCGGCCGCTCCCAGGCCGACGGCGACGCCATCCAGGAACTCCTCACCAAGGGCGTCATGCCCATGCTGGTGTTCACCACGGACGATCTGGACGCCACCTTCGAAAAGCTCCGCGCGTCCGGCGCCGAAGTACTGCAGGAACCGATCGACCAGCCATGGGGCCCGCGCGACTGCGCCTTCCGTGACCCCTCCGGCAACATGATCCGCATCAACCAGGGCTGA
- a CDS encoding putative glutamate-cysteine ligase family 2(GCS2) (identified by match to protein family HMM PF04107; match to protein family HMM TIGR02050): protein MGRVAVRTFGVEEELLIADPVDGMPLALASGILDVAGFSETDNSSDAGPSLKSEFKQEQIEVNSLPCRTAKELRAEIRAGRALADSAARAVGARVAALATPPVFHATPTAGNQRYAAMGTEFGLISREQLTCGFHVHVSIESPEEGVAVLDRMRHWLPVLLALSANSPFWMGADTGFASYRTQIWNRWPTAGPMDVFGSADGYRQVLSELLGTGVPLDEGMIYFDARLSRGHPTVEVRIADVCLYAEDALTIAILARALVETSASEWRKGEPPSGVMTPVIRMANWKASRFGVTNQLLHPLEQAPFAAADVAGALLRHIRRALTESGDLALARTGVANILRRGTGERLQRQAYGRRFRLSDVVSTAIASTHNYGERSDAGLLSR from the coding sequence GTGGGGAGGGTGGCTGTGCGTACATTCGGCGTCGAAGAGGAACTGCTGATTGCCGATCCAGTAGATGGCATGCCCTTGGCGCTCGCCTCCGGAATTCTGGATGTGGCTGGCTTCTCCGAAACAGACAACAGCTCCGATGCCGGGCCGTCCCTGAAGTCGGAGTTCAAGCAGGAACAGATTGAGGTCAACTCGCTTCCGTGCCGCACCGCCAAAGAACTCCGTGCCGAGATTCGTGCCGGGCGGGCGTTGGCTGACTCTGCGGCCCGGGCTGTAGGGGCGCGGGTTGCTGCTTTGGCCACTCCGCCGGTCTTCCATGCCACGCCCACCGCGGGCAACCAGCGCTATGCCGCGATGGGTACGGAATTTGGCCTGATCTCCCGGGAGCAACTCACGTGCGGCTTCCACGTGCACGTGTCCATCGAGTCGCCGGAGGAAGGCGTTGCCGTGCTGGACCGGATGCGACATTGGTTGCCGGTTCTCCTGGCTTTGAGCGCCAACTCCCCGTTCTGGATGGGCGCCGACACAGGGTTTGCCAGTTACAGGACCCAGATCTGGAACAGATGGCCCACGGCAGGTCCCATGGATGTGTTCGGCTCGGCAGACGGCTACAGGCAGGTGCTTTCAGAACTGCTGGGAACCGGAGTTCCACTGGACGAGGGCATGATCTACTTCGACGCGCGCCTGTCCAGGGGGCATCCAACCGTAGAAGTCCGGATCGCCGACGTCTGCCTCTACGCCGAAGACGCCCTTACCATTGCGATCCTCGCACGTGCCCTTGTGGAAACGTCGGCTAGCGAATGGCGCAAGGGGGAACCGCCGTCGGGCGTCATGACGCCTGTGATCCGCATGGCCAACTGGAAAGCCAGCCGTTTCGGCGTCACCAACCAACTGCTGCACCCGCTGGAGCAGGCGCCCTTTGCCGCCGCAGACGTGGCGGGCGCCCTGCTCCGGCACATCCGCCGCGCCCTAACGGAATCAGGGGACCTGGCACTCGCGCGGACCGGAGTGGCGAATATCCTCCGGCGCGGAACCGGCGAGCGGCTGCAGCGGCAAGCTTACGGCCGGCGGTTCCGGTTGTCCGACGTCGTTTCCACCGCCATTGCCTCTACACACAACTACGGCGAACGCTCCGACGCCGGCCTCTTGAGTCGCTGA
- a CDS encoding hypothetical protein (identified by Glimmer2; putative) has protein sequence MMPRYRSMPAQPASRVPDEAHQPPDEPLWCSRCNTDQHLLVNSIQSHYPPAPNMVDVAYECHACRYSYEHVASVRRVAAVLNRPGVPQGVLQFGGQYLHCGEPMKTKSCELRRIQAPLVLTPGAQLRMYEVLINTRILGCHCGFRMEIPD, from the coding sequence TTGATGCCGAGGTACAGATCCATGCCGGCCCAGCCCGCCTCCAGAGTCCCGGACGAAGCACACCAGCCCCCTGATGAACCGCTGTGGTGCTCGCGCTGCAACACCGACCAGCACCTTCTGGTGAACTCGATCCAGTCGCATTACCCGCCCGCTCCCAACATGGTGGACGTTGCGTACGAGTGCCATGCCTGCAGGTACTCCTATGAGCATGTCGCGTCTGTTCGGCGAGTGGCCGCGGTTCTGAACCGCCCGGGCGTCCCTCAAGGAGTTCTGCAGTTCGGCGGCCAGTACCTCCACTGCGGTGAACCCATGAAGACCAAGAGCTGCGAGCTCCGCAGGATCCAGGCACCGCTGGTGTTGACTCCTGGAGCGCAGCTACGGATGTACGAGGTACTCATCAATACACGCATCCTCGGATGTCACTGCGGTTTCCGCATGGAAATCCCGGATTGA
- a CDS encoding phosphocarrier protein HPr (identified by match to protein family HMM PF00381; match to protein family HMM TIGR01003) has protein sequence MPERTATIASRVGLHARPAAIFAEAAGDLDLDVTIARQGEPEDDAMDAASILSLMSLGASHGDVVVLRAEGEGADAALDSLVKILETDHDA, from the coding sequence ATGCCAGAACGTACAGCCACCATCGCAAGCCGCGTCGGCCTCCACGCACGCCCGGCAGCAATTTTCGCCGAAGCAGCCGGAGACCTGGACCTCGACGTCACCATTGCACGCCAGGGCGAGCCGGAGGACGACGCCATGGACGCCGCCAGCATCCTGTCCCTCATGAGCCTCGGCGCTTCCCACGGTGACGTCGTGGTGCTGCGTGCCGAAGGTGAAGGCGCCGATGCAGCACTGGACAGCCTGGTGAAGATCCTCGAAACGGACCACGACGCGTAG
- a CDS encoding hypothetical protein (identified by Glimmer2; putative), which yields MRSYTISSGATGRDSMHAESQRKDPLTTGGKLRSAGKRSLPDPPDPDNLPIDYPGSGWDSSRYPATVPGSLRPQHSAHRRSARS from the coding sequence ATGAGGAGCTACACCATCAGTTCTGGAGCTACCGGGAGGGACAGCATGCACGCAGAATCGCAACGAAAAGATCCTTTGACCACGGGTGGAAAGCTGAGGTCGGCCGGCAAGCGCAGCCTTCCGGATCCACCAGATCCGGACAACCTGCCCATCGACTACCCGGGTTCGGGGTGGGATTCCAGCAGATATCCCGCCACTGTTCCCGGAAGCCTCCGGCCGCAACATTCCGCTCACAGACGCAGCGCACGATCATGA
- a CDS encoding putative transcription regulator, LacI family (identified by match to protein family HMM PF00532), giving the protein MVRTHRVTIQDVAVLSGLSICTVSRALRKLPNVSEKAQRQVAEAASKLGYKASAAASRLAGGSTGLVAIVAPTATAWFFAQAVEAAEEVFGDSGYDTVLISLRNKASVRQQFFADLGNLAQRVDGLLLLNIDLAPNEVEALEACGLAVASVGMRNVPWDNVGIDDEHAAWQATQHLLGLGHWDLAVLSSNEHSVVTETPRFRGFRRALDEHHLTVHPDLVVGAGPSIDDGRRAMTELMTRGGRPTAVFAHCDEAAFGALMALREHGLSVPKNVSVIGIDDHPMSWFLGLSTVAQPVADQGAFAANLLCERLLNTESPHQPSNHLLDTKLIERKTTRHKR; this is encoded by the coding sequence ATGGTTAGGACTCACAGGGTGACAATCCAGGACGTAGCCGTCCTCTCCGGATTGTCCATTTGCACGGTGTCGCGGGCCCTCAGGAAGCTCCCCAACGTTTCCGAAAAGGCACAGCGACAGGTGGCGGAAGCCGCCAGCAAACTTGGCTATAAAGCCTCAGCCGCGGCGTCCAGGCTGGCGGGCGGCAGCACGGGTCTGGTGGCCATCGTCGCCCCCACGGCCACCGCCTGGTTCTTCGCCCAAGCCGTGGAAGCGGCAGAAGAAGTCTTCGGCGACAGTGGTTACGACACCGTCCTGATCAGCCTGCGCAACAAGGCCAGCGTGAGGCAGCAGTTCTTTGCGGACCTTGGAAACCTTGCGCAAAGAGTGGACGGGCTGCTCCTGCTCAATATTGACCTCGCCCCCAATGAGGTGGAAGCGTTGGAAGCCTGCGGGCTCGCAGTAGCCAGCGTGGGCATGCGAAATGTTCCGTGGGACAATGTAGGTATCGATGACGAACACGCGGCCTGGCAGGCTACCCAACACCTGCTGGGGCTGGGCCATTGGGACTTGGCCGTTCTCTCGAGCAATGAACACTCCGTTGTGACTGAGACTCCACGGTTCCGTGGCTTCAGGCGTGCACTGGATGAACACCACCTCACCGTCCACCCGGACCTTGTGGTGGGAGCCGGGCCAAGCATCGACGACGGCAGGCGGGCAATGACCGAACTCATGACCCGCGGCGGGAGGCCCACAGCAGTGTTCGCCCACTGTGACGAGGCCGCGTTCGGTGCCCTGATGGCGCTGCGCGAGCACGGCCTTTCCGTGCCCAAGAACGTGTCCGTGATCGGTATAGACGATCACCCCATGAGCTGGTTCCTTGGCCTGAGCACCGTGGCGCAACCCGTTGCCGACCAAGGCGCCTTCGCAGCGAACCTGCTGTGTGAACGCCTGCTGAATACTGAATCCCCCCACCAACCCTCCAACCACCTGCTCGATACCAAGCTCATCGAACGCAAGACCACGCGCCACAAGCGCTGA
- a CDS encoding ANTAR domain protein (identified by match to protein family HMM PF03861) yields MDEINVELALPDAASAPDVVSVPEQLQDLVVDSEDVAGFLDELAKFSAAAVSEAVGLDVLCGITLSRRRRTATVAGSTHEARLIDEVQQAYGDGPCLEAMRSHGTVHVPDTSTEERWSEYCSVIADRGHLSALCVPLELDEGATAALNFFAPQPNVYDEATIRNCELYASQAERSLRLAVRIGVKQQHADDLQDAMQSRTVIDLACGIIMGQNRCTQEEAFQILKKASSTRNQKLREVAESLVTSVAKQAPVAHFEP; encoded by the coding sequence ATGGACGAAATTAACGTTGAATTAGCGCTGCCTGATGCCGCTTCAGCGCCGGACGTTGTTTCGGTGCCGGAGCAGCTGCAGGATCTTGTTGTTGACAGCGAGGATGTAGCTGGATTTCTGGACGAGCTTGCTAAGTTCTCGGCGGCGGCCGTCTCTGAAGCAGTGGGCTTGGACGTGCTCTGCGGCATCACCCTGAGCCGGCGGCGCCGTACTGCCACGGTGGCTGGAAGCACCCATGAGGCCAGGCTGATCGACGAAGTTCAGCAGGCGTACGGGGATGGTCCTTGCTTGGAGGCCATGCGCAGCCACGGGACGGTGCACGTTCCTGACACTTCCACGGAGGAGAGGTGGTCCGAGTACTGTTCAGTCATTGCGGACCGCGGTCATCTTTCCGCGCTTTGCGTTCCCTTGGAACTGGATGAAGGAGCCACGGCGGCGCTTAACTTCTTCGCGCCGCAGCCCAACGTTTACGACGAAGCGACTATCAGGAACTGCGAGCTCTACGCCAGTCAGGCCGAACGCTCTCTCCGGTTGGCGGTGCGGATTGGCGTGAAGCAGCAGCACGCCGATGACCTGCAAGACGCAATGCAGTCCAGGACGGTCATTGACCTCGCCTGTGGGATCATCATGGGGCAAAACCGGTGCACCCAGGAAGAGGCCTTCCAGATTCTCAAGAAGGCGTCCAGCACCCGCAACCAGAAGCTCCGGGAAGTCGCGGAGTCGCTCGTCACCAGCGTGGCGAAGCAGGCTCCTGTAGCCCATTTTGAGCCCTAG
- a CDS encoding PTS system, fructose-specific family, IIABC components (identified by match to protein family HMM PF00359; match to protein family HMM PF02378; match to protein family HMM PF02379; match to protein family HMM TIGR00829; match to protein family HMM TIGR00848; match to protein family HMM TIGR01427) — protein MTQLITPQLVTLDQNLGDSPADVIRVLAGKVAASGRASEVEGLFADAFAREQKTATGVPGGIAIPHCRSAAVQEPALAMARLSHKVDFGAKDGPADLIFFIAAPDGADQEHLKLLSKLARSLIKKDFTAALRAAATEQDIVDLVDGALADKPAAATASAAAPAEAAPAAAAASTTTTAAPKRIVAVTACPTGIAHTYMAADSLVAAAQEMGVDLQVETQGSSGAKPLDPAVIAAADAVIFAVDVDVRGKERFAGKPVINAPVKRGIDEPTKMVQEALAAADDPHARRVPHFGAEEQAERAEEEKGEHIGQKLKRALLTGVSYMIPFVAGGGLLIALGFLLGGYEITEVADKVVLENNFGNLPEGGLAIYLGAVLFKIGALSMGFLVPALAGYIAYAIADRPGIAPGFVAGAVSGFMGAGFLGGIVGGLLAGYIAHLIGTWQVPRWLRGLMPVVIIPLLASIVASGLMFLVLGGPIAGLTVALNNWLTGMSGASAVVLGIILGLMMCFDLGGPVNKVAYAFAVAGLSAGSADNQAPWLIMGTVMAAGMVPPLAMALATVLNKKLFSLAERENGKAAWLLGASFISEGAIPFAAADPLRVIPASMVGGALTGALCMATGVTSQAPHGGLFVFFAIGNLPMFIIAIVAGMVVSALAVIALKRFAVKKPVEAEAAPATVSV, from the coding sequence GTGACCCAGCTGATCACACCCCAATTGGTCACCCTCGACCAAAACCTGGGCGACTCCCCCGCCGATGTCATCCGCGTCCTGGCTGGCAAAGTTGCCGCCTCGGGCCGCGCCTCCGAGGTTGAAGGTCTCTTTGCCGACGCCTTCGCACGAGAGCAGAAGACCGCAACCGGCGTCCCCGGCGGCATCGCAATCCCGCATTGCCGCTCCGCTGCTGTCCAGGAGCCTGCCTTGGCCATGGCCCGCCTCTCCCACAAGGTGGACTTCGGCGCCAAGGACGGTCCTGCCGACCTCATCTTCTTCATCGCAGCCCCGGACGGCGCAGACCAGGAGCACCTGAAGCTGCTCTCCAAGCTGGCCCGCTCGCTGATCAAAAAGGACTTCACTGCAGCACTGCGTGCGGCTGCAACTGAGCAGGACATTGTGGACCTCGTGGATGGTGCGCTGGCTGATAAGCCGGCTGCTGCTACCGCTTCTGCCGCAGCACCCGCAGAGGCTGCACCGGCCGCTGCCGCCGCCAGCACGACGACGACTGCCGCACCCAAGCGCATCGTGGCCGTCACCGCTTGCCCAACGGGCATTGCGCACACGTATATGGCTGCCGACTCGCTGGTAGCCGCGGCCCAAGAGATGGGCGTGGACCTCCAGGTGGAGACCCAAGGTTCCTCGGGCGCAAAGCCCTTGGACCCGGCAGTGATTGCGGCCGCTGACGCTGTGATCTTCGCCGTCGACGTTGACGTTCGCGGCAAGGAGCGCTTCGCCGGCAAGCCGGTCATCAACGCTCCGGTCAAGCGCGGCATCGACGAGCCAACCAAGATGGTCCAGGAAGCACTGGCAGCCGCGGATGACCCGCACGCGCGCCGTGTTCCGCACTTTGGTGCCGAAGAGCAAGCTGAGCGGGCCGAGGAGGAGAAGGGCGAGCACATCGGCCAGAAGCTGAAGCGCGCACTCCTCACCGGCGTCAGCTACATGATTCCGTTCGTGGCTGGCGGCGGTCTGCTGATTGCCCTTGGATTCCTGCTGGGCGGCTACGAAATCACTGAGGTTGCGGACAAGGTGGTGTTGGAGAACAACTTCGGCAACCTGCCTGAAGGCGGGCTCGCCATTTACCTCGGCGCGGTCCTGTTCAAGATCGGTGCCCTGTCCATGGGCTTCCTCGTTCCGGCGCTTGCCGGCTACATCGCCTACGCCATCGCCGACCGGCCGGGCATTGCCCCCGGCTTCGTTGCCGGCGCAGTATCAGGCTTCATGGGTGCCGGTTTCCTCGGCGGCATTGTTGGCGGTCTTCTGGCCGGCTACATCGCGCATCTGATCGGGACGTGGCAGGTACCCCGCTGGCTCCGCGGCTTGATGCCGGTTGTGATCATCCCGCTGCTGGCCTCCATCGTCGCTTCGGGCCTGATGTTCCTGGTCCTGGGCGGTCCCATCGCCGGCCTCACCGTGGCTCTCAACAACTGGCTCACGGGCATGAGCGGTGCCTCCGCCGTAGTCCTCGGCATCATCCTTGGCCTCATGATGTGCTTCGACCTCGGCGGCCCGGTCAACAAGGTTGCGTACGCCTTCGCAGTGGCTGGCCTGAGCGCCGGCAGCGCTGACAACCAGGCACCGTGGCTCATCATGGGCACCGTCATGGCCGCGGGCATGGTTCCGCCGCTGGCCATGGCCCTTGCAACCGTCCTGAACAAGAAGCTCTTCAGCCTCGCAGAGCGCGAAAACGGCAAGGCCGCCTGGTTGCTGGGCGCCTCTTTCATCTCAGAAGGCGCCATCCCCTTCGCTGCAGCCGACCCGCTGCGCGTCATCCCGGCCAGCATGGTGGGCGGCGCACTGACAGGCGCCCTCTGCATGGCTACCGGGGTCACCTCCCAGGCTCCCCACGGTGGTCTCTTCGTCTTCTTCGCCATTGGCAACCTGCCAATGTTCATCATCGCCATCGTCGCCGGAATGGTGGTCAGCGCGCTGGCCGTCATCGCCCTGAAGCGCTTTGCAGTCAAGAAGCCGGTCGAAGCCGAAGCCGCCCCGGCAACCGTCAGCGTCTAG
- the fruK gene encoding 1-phosphofructokinase (identified by match to protein family HMM PF00294) — protein MIVTLTANPSLDRTVELPGALARGEVQRAVAVHQESGGKGVNVSRALVASGLETLAVLPGADSDPVLSGLHDGGVPFAALPIGQALRSNVTLTEPDGVTTKINEPGPELSDDQQDALIGLLLERSRGASWVVLAGSLPPGVPADFYATIARRLRSNSDGTATPSIAIDSSGAPLAAALVGDASGKPDLLKPNAEELAELAAAAGFTNVSTADELEADPAKAAEAAAAVVASGVGAVLATLGSKGAILVTADGAWLATHPPIRAVSTVGAGDSALAGYLLAATQGGSAQDCLRQAVAHGAAAASLPGSTVPAVHQTTPDAVTITALQKDSQ, from the coding sequence ATGATCGTCACCTTGACCGCCAACCCCAGCCTGGACCGCACGGTTGAGCTTCCCGGCGCTTTAGCCCGGGGCGAGGTGCAGCGCGCCGTGGCCGTGCACCAGGAATCTGGTGGCAAGGGGGTCAACGTTTCACGCGCGCTCGTGGCCTCCGGCCTCGAAACCCTGGCTGTTCTTCCGGGCGCCGATTCGGACCCGGTCCTTTCAGGGCTGCACGACGGCGGTGTGCCGTTCGCGGCGCTGCCCATCGGTCAGGCGCTGCGCAGCAATGTCACACTCACCGAACCGGACGGCGTCACCACCAAGATCAACGAACCCGGTCCGGAACTGAGCGATGACCAGCAGGACGCCCTGATCGGGCTGCTGCTGGAACGCTCCCGTGGGGCCAGCTGGGTGGTTCTCGCCGGATCACTCCCACCAGGAGTACCCGCGGACTTCTACGCCACCATCGCTCGTCGACTCCGGTCGAACTCGGACGGTACGGCCACCCCAAGCATCGCCATCGACTCCTCCGGGGCGCCGCTCGCGGCCGCTTTGGTAGGCGATGCCTCGGGAAAGCCGGACCTCCTCAAGCCGAACGCGGAAGAGCTCGCCGAGCTTGCCGCCGCCGCCGGTTTCACCAACGTCTCCACAGCTGACGAACTGGAAGCAGATCCGGCCAAAGCCGCTGAAGCCGCTGCCGCCGTCGTCGCCAGCGGTGTAGGCGCCGTCCTCGCAACACTCGGGTCCAAGGGAGCAATCCTGGTGACGGCAGACGGAGCATGGCTCGCCACGCATCCGCCCATCAGAGCCGTCAGCACGGTAGGCGCCGGGGACTCTGCATTGGCCGGCTACTTGCTGGCCGCAACCCAAGGTGGCTCCGCACAGGACTGCCTTCGTCAAGCCGTGGCACATGGTGCCGCTGCTGCTTCGCTGCCGGGCTCCACTGTCCCGGCAGTCCACCAGACAACCCCCGATGCCGTAACCATCACGGCCCTCCAGAAGGACTCACAGTGA
- a CDS encoding transcriptional regulator, AraC family (identified by match to protein family HMM PF00165): MTPQELANLAHLRRARDFIDREYARPLDVPTMAAGALMSPAHFSRQFKAAYGESPYNYLMTRRIERAMALLRAGTSVTDACMEVGCTSLGSFSTRFTEIVGINPSEYRAREHHAVKAMPNCIAKQHTRPERNGKSPQNLSRIEEAPAS; this comes from the coding sequence ATGACTCCGCAGGAACTGGCCAACCTGGCCCATCTGCGGCGCGCCCGCGACTTCATCGATCGCGAATATGCGCGTCCCTTGGATGTGCCTACCATGGCTGCCGGCGCCCTGATGTCCCCCGCGCATTTTTCCCGCCAGTTCAAGGCCGCCTACGGAGAATCTCCATACAACTACCTCATGACACGGCGCATCGAGCGGGCCATGGCCCTGCTCCGCGCGGGAACCAGCGTCACCGATGCCTGCATGGAAGTCGGCTGTACCTCGTTGGGCTCGTTCAGCACGCGTTTCACCGAAATCGTGGGAATCAACCCCAGCGAGTACCGCGCCCGGGAGCACCACGCTGTGAAGGCCATGCCCAACTGCATCGCGAAGCAGCACACGCGCCCTGAAAGAAACGGCAAGTCCCCGCAAAACCTGAGCAGGATTGAAGAAGCGCCCGCGTCATAG
- a CDS encoding putative phospholipase/carboxylesterase (identified by match to protein family HMM PF02230), whose protein sequence is MPMESVVWSKPENQRKGTPLLVMMHGYGTSEQRMVDLFPHLPGEFSCAALRGPKAIGDHYGWFLLDYFLTNDFADVIASTNSVFSWINSVKDNHSSVSLLGYSQGMAMASTLLRLRPHAFKATVGLSGFVLNNDLLALSESFDSPPPFFWGRDKADPVINEDAIAHTEEWLNANVALTARTYPGMGHRIEAPELVDVSAFLKYYVLG, encoded by the coding sequence GTGCCCATGGAATCAGTGGTGTGGTCGAAGCCCGAAAACCAGCGCAAGGGCACGCCGTTGCTGGTAATGATGCACGGGTATGGCACCAGCGAGCAGCGCATGGTTGACCTGTTCCCTCACCTTCCCGGCGAGTTCAGCTGTGCGGCGCTTCGCGGCCCCAAAGCCATTGGGGACCACTACGGCTGGTTCCTGCTGGACTACTTCCTGACCAACGACTTCGCGGATGTCATCGCATCCACCAATTCGGTGTTCAGCTGGATCAACTCCGTCAAGGACAACCACAGCAGCGTCAGCCTGCTGGGTTATTCGCAGGGCATGGCCATGGCCAGCACGCTCCTCCGCCTGCGGCCCCACGCCTTCAAAGCAACCGTGGGCCTCTCCGGGTTCGTCCTGAACAACGATCTCTTGGCCCTCAGCGAGTCCTTCGACTCGCCGCCACCCTTCTTTTGGGGGCGGGACAAGGCCGATCCTGTGATCAACGAGGACGCCATAGCTCACACCGAGGAGTGGTTGAACGCCAATGTTGCCCTGACGGCGAGGACCTATCCGGGGATGGGCCACAGGATCGAGGCCCCCGAATTGGTGGATGTCAGCGCGTTCCTGAAGTACTACGTGCTGGGTTAA